In Planococcus antarcticus DSM 14505, one DNA window encodes the following:
- a CDS encoding helix-turn-helix domain-containing protein → MSFLESYVAENLKDPEFAKEWADSELEYTIARNIIRRRNRLGLTQSEVASRMHTKQNVVSRIENGSQNVTLKSLKSLAAALQTDVPSLMQEYDENQDEQTNSSNLVKS, encoded by the coding sequence ATGAGCTTTTTGGAAAGCTACGTGGCAGAAAATCTAAAAGATCCGGAATTCGCCAAGGAATGGGCAGACAGTGAATTAGAATATACAATCGCTCGCAATATCATTCGACGTAGAAATCGTTTAGGCCTTACGCAAAGCGAAGTTGCTTCACGTATGCACACCAAGCAAAACGTGGTATCTCGTATTGAAAATGGCAGTCAGAATGTGACCTTGAAAAGCTTGAAATCGTTAGCTGCAGCTCTTCAGACAGATGTTCCTTCCCTTATGCAAGAATATGATGAGAACCAAGATGAGCAAACGAACAGCTCCAATCTAGTAAAAAGTTAA
- a CDS encoding type II toxin-antitoxin system RelE/ParE family toxin, with protein MEKPKWTVNAYKKDNGEEPAAEFLNSLPAKEKAKVLRTIQLLGEFGPMLRMPHRRPIDQDIYELRTVLGSNIFRVFHFHYENGEFILLNGFRKKTGKTPTGEIERAKRYRDDYLRQKGRDST; from the coding sequence ATGGAAAAGCCAAAATGGACAGTCAATGCATATAAAAAAGACAATGGTGAAGAACCGGCTGCCGAGTTTTTAAACTCACTTCCTGCAAAGGAAAAAGCCAAGGTACTACGCACCATTCAATTATTGGGAGAGTTTGGTCCGATGCTTCGGATGCCACACAGAAGGCCGATCGATCAGGATATCTATGAACTCCGGACGGTGTTAGGCAGCAACATCTTTCGCGTGTTCCATTTTCATTACGAAAATGGCGAATTCATCTTGTTGAATGGTTTTCGAAAGAAAACGGGAAAAACACCGACTGGTGAAATCGAGCGCGCCAAACGCTATCGAGACGATTATTTACGACAAAAAGGGAGGGATTCAACATGA
- a CDS encoding plasmid mobilization protein — protein sequence MGENRKENRQIKFRVNDLEFQKLEQMAQASGMSVPTFCKKQAQGARMTPPKIDREGAFEMARQLRAIGNNVNQLSKRANEGVAVPKEDVQRIEKELQALWQQFNSAIQK from the coding sequence TTGGGAGAGAACAGGAAAGAGAATCGACAGATTAAATTTCGGGTGAACGACCTCGAATTCCAGAAGCTTGAGCAGATGGCTCAAGCTTCTGGAATGAGTGTGCCGACCTTCTGCAAGAAGCAGGCACAAGGGGCGAGAATGACGCCTCCCAAGATTGATCGGGAGGGGGCGTTTGAGATGGCTCGGCAATTGCGCGCGATTGGAAACAACGTCAATCAGTTGTCCAAACGGGCCAATGAGGGGGTTGCGGTTCCGAAAGAGGACGTGCAGCGCATAGAGAAGGAGTTGCAGGCGTTATGGCAACAATTCAACTCGGCAATACAAAAGTAG
- a CDS encoding relaxase/mobilization nuclease domain-containing protein: MATIQLGNTKVATKLISYAEKRAKERSGVDCPAEYAKAQFKATRELWGKTEGIQAHHVIQSFKPGEVTAKTANEIGQDLARNIAKGHEAVVYTHTDKDHIHNHIVINAVSFENGSKYQSSKKDLYKIREQSDQLCLAKGLSIVKEPTAQIRYTLAEKALLEKGKDSWKDEIRESIDSIKGQATSLPDLAHQLKAQFGIETKITNKNISFKHPDFERFVRGTKLGLAYEKETLTHEFERQIERGQERGSASLSDAASAELERTGKTDEGNERTQHPDEKLHSGSHGQGRDQSNDVGQRTGQNHESQSGSAGTDDFDFESAREHAARLRESASAALGDWQERDGSEQRNDRPENGRDRGHVGQQHEPAESQNERKHERPRDKERDLGPER, translated from the coding sequence ATGGCAACAATTCAACTCGGCAATACAAAAGTAGCGACGAAACTGATTTCCTATGCCGAAAAGCGCGCGAAAGAACGGAGTGGAGTGGATTGCCCGGCAGAATATGCCAAGGCGCAATTTAAAGCCACCAGAGAGCTCTGGGGCAAGACAGAAGGCATTCAGGCTCATCACGTCATTCAATCGTTTAAACCAGGCGAAGTGACGGCTAAAACGGCCAACGAAATCGGCCAAGACTTAGCCCGCAACATTGCCAAGGGCCATGAAGCAGTCGTGTATACGCATACCGACAAAGACCACATTCACAATCACATTGTCATTAATGCCGTCAGTTTCGAGAATGGCAGCAAATATCAATCATCCAAAAAAGACTTGTACAAGATTCGGGAACAAAGTGACCAACTTTGTTTGGCCAAAGGCTTGTCGATCGTCAAAGAACCCACGGCCCAGATTCGCTATACCCTTGCAGAAAAAGCATTGCTAGAAAAAGGGAAAGACAGCTGGAAAGATGAGATTCGGGAAAGCATCGACAGCATCAAAGGCCAGGCGACCAGCCTGCCAGATCTAGCCCATCAATTAAAAGCGCAGTTTGGCATTGAAACCAAAATCACCAATAAAAACATCAGCTTCAAGCACCCGGATTTTGAACGGTTTGTTCGGGGAACAAAACTAGGCTTGGCTTATGAAAAGGAGACGTTGACGCATGAGTTTGAAAGACAAATTGAACGAGGTCAAGAGCGAGGAAGCGCCAGTCTATCAGACGCAGCCTCTGCCGAACTCGAACGAACTGGAAAAACTGATGAAGGAAACGAACGAACTCAACACCCTGATGAAAAGCTACATTCGGGTTCACATGGACAAGGACGGGACCAGTCAAATGACGTTGGACAACGAACTGGCCAAAATCACGAAAGTCAGTCAGGAAGTGCAGGAACAGATGATTTCGATTTTGAAAGCGCTCGAGAGCACGCAGCGCGATTACGGGAATCAGCTTCTGCAGCACTTGGAGACTGGCAAGAGCGAGATGGCAGCGAACAACGAAACGACCGTCCAGAAAATGGGCGAGATCGAGGGCATGTTGGACAACAGCATGAACCAGCTGAATCGCAGAATGAACGAAAACATGAAAGACCTCGAGACAAAGAGCGCGACCTTGGCCCAGAGCGTTAG
- a CDS encoding cytosolic protein — protein sequence MGKSFGQLFPNKRKQVLDEIIYLLSGTGICKIGADKLAEKVNCSVRTVKSAVASIKQTDQLVVARLADDKAGKYIFVYKEHPNFHQILKEVFFLDSLPVSDAIAPPSAPLVAPLQNAEPVEAVSAKGQKTSSNHINSFNSLQERDSIQQAIENDVQDSNQNQEKIREKLQAYRANEYQLMLFDEIMAFPFPNSIKTVAGTIALRVGMDCDEKKVLRAIQLLNKMAINMVNGVEIRNIVAVFSDGMVNQRYLLSPKLPVQQPKTPKVPFYNWLEDRG from the coding sequence ATGGGCAAAAGTTTTGGCCAACTGTTTCCAAATAAACGAAAACAAGTGTTGGATGAAATCATTTATTTATTGAGTGGTACTGGCATTTGCAAAATTGGGGCCGATAAACTGGCAGAAAAGGTTAATTGCTCGGTTCGTACGGTTAAAAGCGCTGTTGCTTCGATTAAGCAAACGGATCAACTGGTGGTCGCCAGACTGGCAGACGACAAGGCAGGGAAATACATTTTCGTATACAAAGAACACCCGAACTTCCACCAAATTTTAAAGGAGGTTTTCTTCCTTGATTCACTGCCTGTATCGGATGCAATTGCACCTCCTTCTGCACCTCTAGTTGCACCTCTTCAAAACGCTGAACCTGTTGAAGCTGTAAGCGCGAAGGGGCAAAAAACGAGTTCTAACCATATTAACTCTTTTAATTCACTACAAGAAAGAGATAGTATACAGCAAGCTATTGAAAATGATGTGCAAGATTCAAACCAAAACCAAGAAAAAATACGTGAAAAATTGCAGGCATATCGAGCAAACGAATACCAACTTATGCTATTTGATGAAATTATGGCGTTTCCGTTTCCTAACTCCATTAAAACCGTTGCTGGAACGATTGCTTTACGGGTTGGGATGGACTGTGACGAGAAAAAAGTGCTTCGAGCCATTCAATTACTCAATAAAATGGCGATTAATATGGTGAATGGGGTGGAAATACGCAATATCGTGGCTGTTTTCAGTGATGGAATGGTCAATCAGCGGTATTTATTGTCTCCAAAACTACCTGTACAGCAGCCAAAAACACCAAAAGTGCCTTTTTATAACTGGTTAGAAGATCGAGGGTAA